Below is a window of Halarcobacter anaerophilus DNA.
TCATCTAAACTATTTTTGTCTAAATTAACTCTTTGTTCTGTTTTGGAAAGTGCTTCCTCATCTAAAGAGTCTAAAGTTTTGTCACTTTTAATCTCTTTTATCTGTTCTTCACTCTCCTTAATATTCTTATTATTATCACTATTTAAAGTTTCAGAGAGATTTTGTTCTTTTGTAGTTTTTATTTCAGCAGTCTGTCCGGAAGGTTTTTGAAGTTCATTTTGATTTAAAATTTTTTCATCTGCTTTTTTATTCTCTTTAGGGCTGTTTTCATTTTTTTCTAAGTTAAGATCTGGCTTTGCGTTTTTTACTTTTAGATCTTTTTCTTGCTCTTGCTGTAGATTTTCATCTTTTGATGATACTTTATCTTCCGTAACTTTTTTTTCAATATTATTCTTTTCTAAATTTTCTTGAACTTTTAAATCATCATTTTTGATATTTTTGTTTTCTATATTGCTATTTAGATTTTGAGTATTTTCTATATTTTTTTTAGAAAGGCTTTCTTTTTTTATTTCAAAATTATTATCTGTTTTTTCGTTTTTACTATTTTTATCTTTATTTAAAGTGGATTCTATGTTTTTTAAACTTTCTAAAGAAGTTTCATCTTTTAGATCATTTTTATTGTTTATAATATTTTTGTTTTCATTTTGTTCTTTTTTTAAATCATCTTTTTTGGGCACTTCTTCTGTATTTAAATCTTCATCATCTTGGACTTTTTCATCATCACTTTTTAAAAGTTTTTGTTCATCCGTCTCTTTTTTTTCTGTTTCAACTTTTTTTAAATCATTTTTGGAAACTTTTTTATTAGCTTCTAATATCATTCTATCCAACAAAGAACTAGTAGTGTTATCTTTTTTTATTTCACTTGTTTTTGAACTATCTTTTTCTTGTTCGTTTATTATCTCTTTTTTAACCGTAGAATCTTTTTTTGTTTTTAAAGTATCATCTAAATCTTTATTATCTAAATTCTTAGTATCTTCTTTTAGATTATTTTTAGCTTGAGAAGAGATATCTTTTTGTGTTTGAGTTTTTGTAGTATCTTTATTTAAACTTTTTTGTGTAGAACTTTCTTCAAGATCACTTTTACTTTTTATTAACAAAGAATCAAAAAGGGAAATACCTTCTTTTTTAGATGAACTACTTGAAGGAGCATCTTTTTTATTACTAATTTGATCTTTAGCAAGAGGTAAAAGTTCTACTTGTTCACTCATTTTCTACACTTTTATAATATCTAATGTTTTTGTATCAATACCTTTGTGGGTATTAAAAGTTGCAACATTAGCTTCATATGAACGCATAGCTTCGATTAAATCTACCATTTCAACAACAGGATTTATATCAGGATATGCTACATAACCTTCTTCATTTGCATCGGGATGAGAGGGTTCATATCTCATAACAGGACTTGCATCGTCCTCAACAATAGATTTTACCCCCACTCCCCTTAAAGCTAAATCAGAATTTTCATTTAATTTTTTATCTACTTGGCTTGCATGTTTTTGTTTCTCGTTTAAAAGAACCTCTTCAAAAACTACATTTTGTTTTTTATATGGTCCACCCTCTGCCGTATGAGTAGTTTTCGCATTTGCAATATTTGCACTTACGACATTTATACGAGTTCGTTGTGCAGACATTCCTGAAACTGATACGTTATATCCATCAAAAAAACCCATACTAATCTCCTATATTAAACTTGCATACTGTTGATTTCTTTATATGCCGCTATTGCTTTGTTTTTTACTTCTAATGCTAATTTCAAAGAGAGATCTGCTTCTTCTATTTTTTGAACTGCTTCTTGAAGATTTTTAACTTTTCCCGTTGCAATACCTTCCATGGCATCATAACCTTGAATTTGTGAATCATTTACTTCATTTACTGCATCTTTAAGCATATCAGCAAAACTTTTATCCCCTGTGTTCTTAACTAGATTTGATTCTTGTTTAGTCTGTAAGGGACCTATTGAACTAGAAATTGATGATATATCCATTTTATTCTTCCTTAAGTAGTTTTATTACCGACATTTTGTGCCTCTTGCACACCTAACTCTGCCATCATTTCATTGATTTTTTCTTCATTATATTTAAAATCAAGCTCTTTACGCTTGCTATCTAAATCAAAAAGTAAAATTATAAGGGAGAGCATCATATTGGAAACTCCTTTTAGAACTATTGTTACTCCAATAATCCCAAACATCATCTCTAAAGGAGTGTAAAGGTCTGCATTTAGTACAAAGAAAATAAGCGTAGCAAAAAAGCCTGTTGCTATATATAGTCTGAAGATACCGCTATTTATAACATTTTGAGAGAATTTTTCTACTACCATAATATCCCTATGTTAGATAAAAAAGTATTAAATGCCGATGCAAACACCAATAAACCTTACTTAATATTATTTAGTAATGAATCAATCACTTTATGAAATTGTTTTGTTATTTCATCGTTAATAAACTCATGAACAAATAGCTTTCTTAATCTTGACGTCGTGGAAATATTTGATGATGTTGAAACATTACCTATATATTCTACCATAAAATTTTGATTTAACCTATTTTTTTTTGCCAAATTTACCAAAGAATTGGCAATAGTCTCTCCGATTTTATAGTTTTTTGTATGATTAAAACAGATAAAAAGTCTCTCTTTATGTACAGAAAGCATTTTCATTAAAGCATAAACATCCGTAAGTGCTGAAGGATCAGTAGTCGTTAAAGCCAGAACATTATCGGATATTAATAAAAATTCTTGAACATATTCATTTAATCCCGCACCCGTATCAATTAGTATTAAATCATATTTATTTAAACTTTTTAGATCATTAACGACTCTTGTTAAAACTAAAGAATTTTTTAAATTTGCATACTGATAGCCGCTTTTACCTGCAATAAGAGTAATGTTTTCATAAGAAGTTTGCGTTAAGATCTCAGTTATAGTGTTTCTGCCTTCAATATAATCAAAAAAAGTATAACGAGGTTTTAAATCAAATAAAACTTGCATATTTGCAAGTCCTATATCTGCATCTATAACGGCAACTTTAAAGCCTCTTTTTGATAACAAATAAGCGATATTTGCAGTAAAAGTTGATTTTCCTACTCCACCTTTTCCGGAAGTTATAGTTATGATTTTTGTTTTTGAATTAACTTCTTTATTTCTAGTTAGATTTAATAGTTTACTGGCCTGATTAGAGATTGAATTAAACAATAACTATCTCCCTATACAAGAGTTATTCATAAAACAGTTTATTAAAAAAGTAGAATCTGATACAATTAAATCATCGGGCACATTTTGTCCTATTGAAAAATATATAATTGATTTTTTTGTTTTATGGGCAAAAGAGATTAAGTTTCCGAAACTTTTTGTTTCATCAAGTTTTGTAAAAGTTAAGTAGTTAATATTCAGTCTGGAGTAGTTTGTATAAATATCTATTAAATCACTATGTTTCACATTTGCAGGAAGAACAAGAACTTTTTCAATAGGCAGTTCATGCACTTTTTCTTGATATTCGTTAATCATCTCAATTTTATCAACATCATATTGGGAAGAACCTGCTGTATCTATAAATATATAATTACAATCTTTTAATCTAAGTAAAGCCTCTACCAATTCTTCGGGTTTTTTTACAACTTCCAAAGGAAGTCTCATTATATTTGTATAAGCTTGAAGTTGTTCTATTGCACCTACTCTAAATGAGTCTAAAGTTACAATTCCTACTTTATAATTTTGTCCTAATTTATACGCATATCTTGCTGCAAGTTTTGCTATTGTCGTTGTTTTCCCGACTCCTGTGGGACCTACCATCATAATAATTTTTCTTTGATGTTTTCTTAAAGGAACTTCTTGCTTAATAGGGATAATTCTTCTAAGCACTAATTTAAAAAAATCATTCACCTTTTTAGGGTTTGTTTTTAAAGCTATAGGTAATTGTTTAATCGTTTTCTTCATAATAGTATAGGTCATCTCTTGATCAAACTCATTTTGTTCAAAAAGATTATACATATCAACAAATTCGGGAGGTATTGTTAAATCATAAAGTTGACTTTTTGGATCCCATAAAGATTTTTGAACCTGCATTATTGCATCTTGCATTTTCAAGATTTCTTCTTTAAAGTCATAAAACTTTACATCCATTTTTTGATTCGATTTTGAACCGCTCTTTGAAGCCGAAGTTGAAAGTTTTTTTGTATGTTTCAAAGGTTGTTGCTCATCTTCTAAGGCAACTACAACTTCATACATATCTTTGTTGCCGTCAACTGCACTTGATATTTTTTTTGTTGAGACTACAATAGCATCTTCTCCGCACTCTTCTTGTGCATTTCTTAAAGCTATTGTCGGAGTTTCTCCTAAAAAAGAGAGCATATTCATTCTATTCTTCCATCTTTGTAAATTTTCTCCACTTTGCCGTCGCTTCTCTTTATTTTTATATATTCATCATTTTCAAAAATTATTTTCCCCGGTTTTTCTATTTGGATAGCTCCAAAATTAAATAATACTTTATTATTTTTATCTTCATAAATATCTTTTGTACAAATAACCGTACCTTTTTTCAAATATCTTGAAGCTCTATATTTTTTCTCTTGAAAATCTTTAATACTAAGCGGTGTACAATATTTTCTAACATTGTTCACACTTGTTTTATAGAGTTTAGAAGCGCTTAATTCTTCTTTAAAATTAATATCTTTTTTATTAACTAACACATCTATCGCAAAAAGTTTAAAAGATAAAAAAAATAGAAGAATAAAAACTTTAAGCTGTGACATTAAATACTGTTCCCCCGTTATTATCACTAATATCTTCGACAATATCTTTATACATTTTTTGTATAGGTTCCACAATTTGAGCAAGCTTTCTATTTAACTTATAAAGATTTTTCAACTCATTTTCCAAGTTGTCAACATAATCTCTATAAATATTTACATCAACTCCTCTTTGCATCTCTTTTACGATTTCTTGGTTAAGTTCCTGTTTATATTGTGCAATTTGCTCAATCATTATCTGTTTTTCATCATTTCTATCTAAAAGAGCTTCATGTCTGGCTTTTTTAATATCTTCAATATCCAGATTAATGTAATTTTGCATTTTAACCACTAACTCAATCATGTCATTTACAATTTTTTCAACCATTTTAGACTCTTTTATTTATTTCTTTCTGTAAGAAAATTATATAATAAATCACTAATTCCCACTGTTCCGCTGCTTTGTTTTGAGATAGCTTCCGTATACATCCCTTTTATAATATCAGAACCGCTTCCTTCTCCGGCAAAATTCGTATCTTTTAAGGAGATATCCATTAATTGTTGTAAAAAGAAAGCTTCAAAATCATCAGTAACTTTTCTTAATGCATCATCTTCTAAATTAGAAGTATTTATATTTTCATAAGACTTTGCCGGATTTGACTTAATACTACTCATATTTATTAGATTATTACTATTTATTTCCATTTTTACTCCAATCTATCGAAGAAACTCTCTTCGTCTAAAATGTCACTTTGCTCATTTTCAGTGAAGAACCTCATTTCAACTCTTCTGTTATCTGCTGCCAACTCACTTTTGGGATGATAAGAAGCATATGCAGATACTTTTAAAACAGAAGGATCAATCTTGTTTTTTATCAACTCCTTAACAACCTCAATCGAACGTAAAGCAGATAAATCCCAGTTATCTCTTGGTATTGTATCACTTTTATACATACTAGATGAAGTATGTCCTATAATCTCAATATCATAAGTTTGAGGCAGAGTTCTAATAACTCTGGCAACTTTTGCAATAAATCTTTTTGCATTTGGGTTTACTAATTGATATTTTCCTTCTTCAAACATTATTGTTGAAGGGATATCAAGAGTAAATTCATTTTTCCCTTTTTCTATTTGAATCTGTTCTTCTTGTTCATCGTTATTGTCATTCATCTGTTTTATAACTTCATTGACCTCTTGAATAGCTTCATCCATTACTTCATCAGTTGAATCAACAGAATCATCTTTTGAAACACTTGTCATAGTCGAATATTTTTCAGATTGTGTTTGAACATCCGTCGATGCGTCAATAAATCCCATTGCTTTTTTCATAATATCAAAATACTCTTCAACTTTTTTCTTATCCATTACCGCCATAGATAAAAGAAGAATAAAAAAAGTAAGAAGAAGAGACATTAAATCACCAAATTGAACTAACCATCCAGGTAAGCATTTTGGGCATTCAGGACATTTATCTTTTGCCATAGAAATCCTATGCTACTCTTCAATATCAACTAAAATAGAATTTAATTGCATTTTTATATTTCCTATAGATTCCTCTTCAGCAATCATCATAGTACCTTTAATGATAATTTCGTAAGCATCAACTTCTTTTTTATGTTTTTGCGATAATTTACTCTCAACCAACCCGGCAAAAAGAGTACCGATTAAAGCTCCGTATAAAGTCGTAATTAAGGCAACCGCCATTGCAGGACCTACTGATGCAGGATCAGATAAATTTGCAAGCATGGCAACAAGACCTATAAGCGTACCTATCATACCCATAGAACCTGCTGTTCCACCCATATTACCGAAAACACCTATCATTGTGTTATGACGTTTTTCAATATATTCTAATTTCGTTTCTAACAAAGGTCCTAAGGTTTCGGATCTTGTACCGTCAACCAAGAGTTGAAAAGCCTCTTTAAAAAAATCATTTTTTTCTTCAAGAACTTTTTGTTCAATATGCATTACACCGTGTTTTTTTACTTCTGTTGCATAAAATATCATTTTTTCAACAAGTTCGGGAAGAGTTTCCACGGCAACTTCATTAAAAGCAATCTTCATCGAAGGAATAATTCTTTTTAAATCATCTGCTTCAAATTGCCCTGCCGTAACCGAGATTGTTCCACCCAATACAATAATAAGAGAAGGAATATCGATATAAGGTCCGAATCCTACACCGCCTAATAAAATGGCAAGGGCAATTAATCCCCAACCTCCGGCTAAACCGCCTACTGTACTTTTATCCATCTATTTTAATCCTATGTGACTAAGTTTTGCAGACTCATCGCCTATGCTCTTAATTTTAAGACCGAATCTTCCTTCCACGATAACAGCCTCTCCTTCTCCTATTTTTACTCCGTTTACTAGAATATCCAATGGCTCATTTACCATCTGTTCTAATTCAATTATTTCTCCGATGTCCCATCTTAAAATATCTTTTAAAAGGAAGTTTTTTGTACCTAATCTAACACTTAATTTTAATTTTATATCAAATAAAAGTTGTAAGTTTTTAGAAGATTCTTCTGATAATAAAGAGTTTATTCCCATTTGCGGTATGGAAGAAGAGCTACTATTTGAAGAGCTTGCCGTCGGCGTGTTAACACTTGCCGGTTGAGCACTTGCACTTTGTAAAACTTCTCCTTCATCTCCTCCTGTAATTTCATTAAGGTAAGGTAATGCTAAATCATCAAAAGATATATAAACAGGAAGTTTTTCGCTATCTAAACTTAAATCGAAAAAGTATTTATGTGGATGTGATTTTATATCTTTGCAATCTTTTATTGCAGAAGCAACCACTTCAAATTTTATTGAAGATATATCTGAAAAACCTTGTGCATTTACAGTAGTACATAAACTACCGCATACGTTTGAGATTATTTCATTTACTGCATCTATAATTTCATCATCTATATGCTCTTTTAAATCTCCCATACCGCCTAACATAAAAAACTCGAACTTTGTCGCAGTTAAGGTAGGTATAAAAAAATTCCAACTTGATGAAATATCCGCAAATTCAAATTTTACAGATATATCTATACATTGTGAATCATCTAAACTATCAACATCCAGCTTACTTACAGAGTCTATTGAGACGCTTTTTGAGAGTAACTGTTCTAATGTATTAGCTAATTCACCTTTTAGAAAACTTGATAAATCAGATGCCAAAGACTAACCTTTTTTTCAAATATTTATTAACTTATTTGCTCTTTTTCAATATCTTTTAAAAGCTGAGCTTTAATTCTCATCATATCCTCAGTAGGATATTTATACTCAACATCACCTCTTATAACTTTTACAAAAAGATCCTTAGATTCCTTGTTGTAGCCAAATTTTACATTATCTAAAATAACTTCATTGATTTCATTGTCTTGTGAAGAACCTAAAGTTTTTTTGTATTGTTCTTGATCAATAACTTTTTGATTCTCGTCCACTTCTTGTACAGATTTAACTTTTTCCAAATGATTAGTTTTTGCATTATCTATTTCTGCAATTTTTCCTAATTCCATAAGAGCCTCCTTAAGAAAGTATAGAGTTCATATATTATAGCAAAAAAAAATTAAATAAGAATAGAAATATAAAAAAATAAGAAAAGTACTGATTATTTATTATAAAGATTCTAAAAGTTCATCGAAGTTTTTTAATCTAAAGTCTATTAAATCATCAGTATACGGTTCTCTCATATATTGGCTTATACTAGACAGTTTTAACTCTTGTATTAATTGAACTCCGGTTAAGAAATCCGCACTGTTATCATTTAAAATTGCTTTTATCAATGAAATTTGTAAAGAAGCGTCATTATATCTTTTTTCTTCAAGTAAAGCTGCAACAATTAAATACATTGTATATTTATCTTCTAATTTATATTTTTGTTGTAACTGATTTAAAATTTTAAGTGTCTCTTTGGGATTTGAATTGTGTAACTCTCTTAAAGCTTTTATTCTTAAATACGAAGGTGTTTTTTCTCCTTCTAAATTTAAATCCGCTTTATAAAAAAGTCCTATTGCTTTTAATAAATCAATATAATATTTTGTTATAACCAAAGGTCCTTCCAAAAAATTATTATTTATTTTTAAAGGAGTATTATCTTGTAATCTTGCAAAATATGTATAATCGTTTTCTCCTTCTCTTCTAAAAGCCAATTTCATTAGGTAAACTAAAGGATCTTTGTAATGTTCGACAAAAAGCGGATTATTTATAGTTACTTTATTATTTTCCATATCCACTAAATAATTTATTGCTCTGTAAAATATTGTTTTATTATAATTTAAAGGATCAAACTCAACTTTAAACTTATCATTTATAAAAACTTTATATACGATTTGACCGAAATATTTATACATTCCGTCTTTTGATTTTATGTTTTGTTCAATATATTCTAAATCTTTGATTTTTATATTTACTCTATTTGCTGCAATAATCGTCATAACAGCGTAAAGTTTATTACCCGGATTTAATTTATAAGCTTTAGTAAAATTTTTATAAGCATTATGAAAATCATTTATTTGGGCATAACAAAGCCCCAAATTATAATATACGTACGAATTAGAATCCTCTTTTATATAAGATTTTAATTTATTTACTCTGATTATAGGATCATCTTTTATAATATCAATAAATTTGGCATTGTATTTTACCATTTGTTCAAGGCTTTGCACATTTTGCTTATCTTTAAAGATAAACCCTTTTGATATATCATACATTACTTCATTGTAATCTGAAAAAATAAAAGGAGCAAAGTAGAAGATAAAATCAATTTTTCTCTCTTTGTTAAATTTTGTTATAGAAGCTAAATACTCTTTTGTCGTATATTTATGTTTATTAAAAAAGATTTCCAAAGGATAATCTAAATTACTTTTAAAATACTCTTTTACTTCTCTTATTTCATCAATATGCTCTTTTAATTTTGCCAGCTCATTTGATTTTAGATCTCTGAAAACCATTAACCAAAGTACTAAATTCTTCTTTTCTTGGTTTAATGTGGTATTTTTTACTTTTATCAAATGTTGTTCCGCATTTTTATAATCTTTTAGTTTAAGATATAACATCGCTTTTTTTAATTCCATAGGAAACTGCATTGAATTTAATATTTTTAATGCTCTTTCATAATCTTTTAAAATTACAAAAGTATCAGCTAAAAGTCTTTTTGAATGTTCTGTCAAATCTTTATATTTTTTTGTAACATCAATAATTGTTTCTAAATATTTTCTATCTTTTTTTATTTGATAGAGATAAAAACATGCAGAAATATATGAGTATGTATCACTAAAAGCAGCCTCTTTATATTCATAAATATTGTTTAGATATAAAATTGCATTTTCTATTTGATTCTCTTTATAATAAGCAATTCCTATATTTAAAAAAGAGGGAATTTTTAAAATCTCAGAAGTTTTTTTAAATAGTTTTATTGCTTTTTTATACTCTTCTTTTTCTAAAAGAAGAATTGCTTTATTAAAATCTACTTGTAGTTTGAATTTTTCCTGAGACTCTTTTAGTTTGTCATATTTAAAAAGAATTTCCGGTTGAGAATCAATAACATCATCTTTTGAAAAAGAGAATGATAAAGAAGAAGATATAAGGATTAAAGATAAAAAAGCCTTTTTATAATCTACATTAAACCATTGTATTAACTTGTGCATAAAGTTCTTCTGCTCTTTTTTCTAAACTCTCTAATTCATGTTTCAATTCTGTATTTTCGAGTCGTAGTTTTTGTAAGTCATCTCTTGCTACATGAAGATTATCTTGATTACTCTTTAATGTATTTGCACTGACTTGTACCTGTTTTTCATACCGTTCAATAATAGATTGCAGCCGTTTGTTTTCGTCTTCTACAATTGCTTTTTCTTCATTTACTTTTTTATACAAAGATTTGTATACATTTGAACTAGAGAAAAAATATAAAAGTAAAACACCAATAATAACTATTAATAAAAAATTATCCAATTTTTCCCTCAAGATAAATTTATTTACATTATACTAAGTATAAAGTTTGATTTTAAAGCATACTCTCTTCAAAAAAGTATCTAACTACATTATCAGAATCCATTGCTTCTTGGACTCTTACAGCCAATTTTTCGTCCATTACGATTATATCACCTGTTCCTATTATTCTTTTATTTACGTAAATATCTCCACCTGTACCGGCAGCTTTATTCAAAGAGATAATATCTCCTTGCGTTAAGTCTAAAAACTCTTTAACCGTGATATCTGCACTTCCTAACATAACATCAACAACTATCTGAGTATCTACTAATAAATCATAATCTCTTTCTGTTATTTCCATTCCCATTTTAAGTACTTTTTACCTATTTAATTTCATTATAACATAAAAAAACGTTATTTAAAATAATTTATTATGCTAATAAATAATTCTATAAAACTAAATCCAAAGATTCTAACATTGAATTTACTTTTGCCTCAATATTACCGTCAAAATTTCCTAAATCACTTGCTATTACAACTCCGCCTGCGGTTACATTTATATCTTCCACAAGTTCGATATGATTTTCCAAATTCAACTCATTTTTTAATAATTCATAATCTTTCGGATTTAAATGTATTTGAATTTTAGATGCATTTTTTATCTTATCAAGAAGATGAGAAATTGTCTCTTTTGCAATTTTTGAAGAGTTCTCTCCGATTTCAATTGCAATAATTTTTTGAGCAATAGCAATTGAAGTTTTCAAAAGCTTTGATTCCATTTGAAAGGTTGCTTGTTCAAAAAAGTTTGCATAATGTTTTAAATCTTTTATTGCTTGAACAACTTGTGCATCTATCTCTTTTGCAGTAAGCCCGCCGTTTTCTATATTTACGATTTTTTGACTCATCTGACTTACTTGAGAAGATAATGCTCTTATTTCATTTAACAAAGGATCACTGTTTCCGTTTATTTCTCTATCGTTTAATACAGCCTGTCCTTGAGAAACAGGAGTATCCGAAGTATTTTGAATAAAAGTACCTAACTGATAGTTTTGTACAGTATCAGAACTATTAACAATCTTAGCAGTTGAATATACGTTG
It encodes the following:
- a CDS encoding flagellar hook-length control protein FliK; its protein translation is MSEQVELLPLAKDQISNKKDAPSSSSSKKEGISLFDSLLIKSKSDLEESSTQKSLNKDTTKTQTQKDISSQAKNNLKEDTKNLDNKDLDDTLKTKKDSTVKKEIINEQEKDSSKTSEIKKDNTTSSLLDRMILEANKKVSKNDLKKVETEKKETDEQKLLKSDDEKVQDDEDLNTEEVPKKDDLKKEQNENKNIINNKNDLKDETSLESLKNIESTLNKDKNSKNEKTDNNFEIKKESLSKKNIENTQNLNSNIENKNIKNDDLKVQENLEKNNIEKKVTEDKVSSKDENLQQEQEKDLKVKNAKPDLNLEKNENSPKENKKADEKILNQNELQKPSGQTAEIKTTKEQNLSETLNSDNNKNIKESEEQIKEIKSDKTLDSLDEEALSKTEQRVNLDKNSLDETKDENRAEKSEKKDFITPLVQEKKESVLLNKNPNDIEKSEKQNSSQKSNDFMTNIFLSTQKSSVLSQMIMNKSEGVKTLKEAESLKDVKEGAEILDLGLKDFDIQIDEESSIKEIKQRVESNSSILNKLALNTTKTEKVIDEALQTTKQVSSSNTANNTTDSKDESVDINVNSNLALSIQNRIIGAKQQLSSMMSDIARSMYENYKPPVTAFRINLIPAQLGHIAILMKNDKENSLSINLTLSQSSTHDTMVENQSSLRDALHKTFNSGQNQTSFNLDFSMEGGNSSQTYSQEDNNPNTQNNSKQHSSDEIMESIIQNQDVAEDLNYM
- the flgC gene encoding flagellar basal body rod protein FlgC, coding for MGFFDGYNVSVSGMSAQRTRINVVSANIANAKTTHTAEGGPYKKQNVVFEEVLLNEKQKHASQVDKKLNENSDLALRGVGVKSIVEDDASPVMRYEPSHPDANEEGYVAYPDINPVVEMVDLIEAMRSYEANVATFNTHKGIDTKTLDIIKV
- the fliE gene encoding flagellar hook-basal body complex protein FliE; amino-acid sequence: MDISSISSSIGPLQTKQESNLVKNTGDKSFADMLKDAVNEVNDSQIQGYDAMEGIATGKVKNLQEAVQKIEEADLSLKLALEVKNKAIAAYKEINSMQV
- a CDS encoding AAA family ATPase, whose amino-acid sequence is MFNSISNQASKLLNLTRNKEVNSKTKIITITSGKGGVGKSTFTANIAYLLSKRGFKVAVIDADIGLANMQVLFDLKPRYTFFDYIEGRNTITEILTQTSYENITLIAGKSGYQYANLKNSLVLTRVVNDLKSLNKYDLILIDTGAGLNEYVQEFLLISDNVLALTTTDPSALTDVYALMKMLSVHKERLFICFNHTKNYKIGETIANSLVNLAKKNRLNQNFMVEYIGNVSTSSNISTTSRLRKLFVHEFINDEITKQFHKVIDSLLNNIK
- the flhF gene encoding flagellar biosynthesis protein FlhF is translated as MNMLSFLGETPTIALRNAQEECGEDAIVVSTKKISSAVDGNKDMYEVVVALEDEQQPLKHTKKLSTSASKSGSKSNQKMDVKFYDFKEEILKMQDAIMQVQKSLWDPKSQLYDLTIPPEFVDMYNLFEQNEFDQEMTYTIMKKTIKQLPIALKTNPKKVNDFFKLVLRRIIPIKQEVPLRKHQRKIIMMVGPTGVGKTTTIAKLAARYAYKLGQNYKVGIVTLDSFRVGAIEQLQAYTNIMRLPLEVVKKPEELVEALLRLKDCNYIFIDTAGSSQYDVDKIEMINEYQEKVHELPIEKVLVLPANVKHSDLIDIYTNYSRLNINYLTFTKLDETKSFGNLISFAHKTKKSIIYFSIGQNVPDDLIVSDSTFLINCFMNNSCIGR
- a CDS encoding OmpA/MotB family protein — translated: MAKDKCPECPKCLPGWLVQFGDLMSLLLTFFILLLSMAVMDKKKVEEYFDIMKKAMGFIDASTDVQTQSEKYSTMTSVSKDDSVDSTDEVMDEAIQEVNEVIKQMNDNNDEQEEQIQIEKGKNEFTLDIPSTIMFEEGKYQLVNPNAKRFIAKVARVIRTLPQTYDIEIIGHTSSSMYKSDTIPRDNWDLSALRSIEVVKELIKNKIDPSVLKVSAYASYHPKSELAADNRRVEMRFFTENEQSDILDEESFFDRLE
- a CDS encoding motility protein A, yielding MDKSTVGGLAGGWGLIALAILLGGVGFGPYIDIPSLIIVLGGTISVTAGQFEADDLKRIIPSMKIAFNEVAVETLPELVEKMIFYATEVKKHGVMHIEQKVLEEKNDFFKEAFQLLVDGTRSETLGPLLETKLEYIEKRHNTMIGVFGNMGGTAGSMGMIGTLIGLVAMLANLSDPASVGPAMAVALITTLYGALIGTLFAGLVESKLSQKHKKEVDAYEIIIKGTMMIAEEESIGNIKMQLNSILVDIEE
- a CDS encoding FliM/FliN family flagellar motor switch protein — protein: MASDLSSFLKGELANTLEQLLSKSVSIDSVSKLDVDSLDDSQCIDISVKFEFADISSSWNFFIPTLTATKFEFFMLGGMGDLKEHIDDEIIDAVNEIISNVCGSLCTTVNAQGFSDISSIKFEVVASAIKDCKDIKSHPHKYFFDLSLDSEKLPVYISFDDLALPYLNEITGGDEGEVLQSASAQPASVNTPTASSSNSSSSSIPQMGINSLLSEESSKNLQLLFDIKLKLSVRLGTKNFLLKDILRWDIGEIIELEQMVNEPLDILVNGVKIGEGEAVIVEGRFGLKIKSIGDESAKLSHIGLK
- a CDS encoding tetratricopeptide repeat protein — encoded protein: MHKLIQWFNVDYKKAFLSLILISSSLSFSFSKDDVIDSQPEILFKYDKLKESQEKFKLQVDFNKAILLLEKEEYKKAIKLFKKTSEILKIPSFLNIGIAYYKENQIENAILYLNNIYEYKEAAFSDTYSYISACFYLYQIKKDRKYLETIIDVTKKYKDLTEHSKRLLADTFVILKDYERALKILNSMQFPMELKKAMLYLKLKDYKNAEQHLIKVKNTTLNQEKKNLVLWLMVFRDLKSNELAKLKEHIDEIREVKEYFKSNLDYPLEIFFNKHKYTTKEYLASITKFNKERKIDFIFYFAPFIFSDYNEVMYDISKGFIFKDKQNVQSLEQMVKYNAKFIDIIKDDPIIRVNKLKSYIKEDSNSYVYYNLGLCYAQINDFHNAYKNFTKAYKLNPGNKLYAVMTIIAANRVNIKIKDLEYIEQNIKSKDGMYKYFGQIVYKVFINDKFKVEFDPLNYNKTIFYRAINYLVDMENNKVTINNPLFVEHYKDPLVYLMKLAFRREGENDYTYFARLQDNTPLKINNNFLEGPLVITKYYIDLLKAIGLFYKADLNLEGEKTPSYLRIKALRELHNSNPKETLKILNQLQQKYKLEDKYTMYLIVAALLEEKRYNDASLQISLIKAILNDNSADFLTGVQLIQELKLSSISQYMREPYTDDLIDFRLKNFDELLESL
- a CDS encoding FliM/FliN family flagellar motor switch protein — encoded protein: MEITERDYDLLVDTQIVVDVMLGSADITVKEFLDLTQGDIISLNKAAGTGGDIYVNKRIIGTGDIIVMDEKLAVRVQEAMDSDNVVRYFFEESML
- a CDS encoding FliH/SctL family protein codes for the protein MEKNNVYSTAKIVNSSDTVQNYQLGTFIQNTSDTPVSQGQAVLNDREINGNSDPLLNEIRALSSQVSQMSQKIVNIENGGLTAKEIDAQVVQAIKDLKHYANFFEQATFQMESKLLKTSIAIAQKIIAIEIGENSSKIAKETISHLLDKIKNASKIQIHLNPKDYELLKNELNLENHIELVEDINVTAGGVVIASDLGNFDGNIEAKVNSMLESLDLVL